The following proteins are encoded in a genomic region of Rhizobium sp. CCGE531:
- the secE gene encoding preprotein translocase subunit SecE, which produces MASKTNPLAFLQQVRSETSKITWPSRRETMISTVMVLVMVVFASLFFFAADQLIGWILGYVLNTGN; this is translated from the coding sequence ATGGCATCCAAAACGAATCCACTAGCGTTTCTGCAGCAGGTGCGCTCCGAGACGTCGAAAATTACTTGGCCCTCACGCCGCGAGACCATGATCTCGACGGTGATGGTGCTTGTCATGGTTGTTTTCGCTTCGCTGTTTTTCTTTGCCGCCGACCAGCTCATTGGCTGGATTCTCGGCTACGTACTGAATACCGGCAATTGA
- the rplL gene encoding 50S ribosomal protein L7/L12: MADLAKIVDDLSSLTVLEAAELSKLLEEKWGVSAAAPVAVAAVAGGAGAAAAVEEEKTEFDVILTEAGANKINVIKEVRAITGLGLKEAKDLVEAAPKAVKEAVSKAEAADIKKKLEDAGAKVDVK, from the coding sequence ATGGCTGATCTCGCAAAGATCGTAGACGACCTCTCCTCGCTGACCGTTCTCGAAGCCGCAGAACTGTCCAAGCTTCTCGAAGAAAAGTGGGGCGTTTCCGCCGCTGCTCCGGTAGCTGTTGCTGCCGTTGCCGGTGGTGCTGGCGCCGCTGCTGCCGTTGAAGAAGAAAAGACCGAGTTCGACGTCATCCTCACGGAAGCCGGCGCAAACAAGATCAACGTCATCAAGGAAGTCCGCGCCATCACCGGCCTCGGCCTCAAGGAAGCCAAGGATCTCGTTGAAGCCGCTCCGAAGGCTGTCAAGGAAGCTGTTTCCAAGGCTGAAGCCGCTGACATCAAGAAGAAGCTCGAAGACGCCGGCGCAAAGGTCGACGTCAAGTAA
- the rplA gene encoding 50S ribosomal protein L1, producing the protein MVAKRIQKIREGVDPTKLYALDLAISMVKERAVAKFDETVEISMNLGVDPRHADQMVRGVVNLPNGTGRTVRVAVFARGVKADEAKAAGADIVGAEDLVEIVQGGKIDFDRCIATPDMMPLVGRLGKVLGPRGMMPNPKVGTVTMDVKGAVEASKGGAVEFRVEKAGIIHAGIGKASFDAKALEENIRAFADAVIKAKPAGAKGNYVKRVAISSTMGPGVKIEPSTVTAPGAR; encoded by the coding sequence ATGGTAGCAAAGCGTATTCAAAAGATTCGTGAAGGCGTTGATCCGACCAAGCTCTATGCTCTGGATCTGGCCATCAGCATGGTCAAGGAACGTGCCGTCGCCAAGTTCGACGAAACCGTCGAAATCTCGATGAACCTCGGCGTTGACCCGCGTCATGCCGACCAGATGGTTCGCGGCGTCGTCAACCTGCCGAACGGCACCGGCCGTACGGTTCGCGTTGCCGTCTTCGCTCGTGGCGTCAAGGCTGACGAAGCCAAGGCTGCAGGCGCTGACATCGTCGGCGCGGAAGACCTGGTCGAAATCGTTCAGGGCGGCAAGATCGACTTCGATCGCTGCATCGCCACCCCGGACATGATGCCGCTCGTCGGTCGTCTCGGTAAGGTTCTCGGCCCGCGCGGCATGATGCCGAACCCGAAGGTCGGCACCGTCACGATGGACGTCAAGGGTGCTGTCGAAGCATCCAAGGGCGGCGCTGTCGAGTTCCGCGTCGAGAAGGCTGGTATCATCCATGCCGGTATCGGCAAGGCTTCCTTCGACGCCAAGGCTCTGGAAGAAAACATCCGTGCCTTCGCCGACGCCGTCATCAAGGCAAAGCCGGCTGGCGCCAAGGGCAACTACGTCAAGCGCGTAGCGATCTCTTCGACCATGGGTCCGGGCGTCAAGATCGAGCCGTCGACGGTTACGGCGCCGGGCGCCCGATAA
- the rplK gene encoding 50S ribosomal protein L11: MAKKVAGQLKLQVKAGSANPSPPIGPALGQRGINIMEFCKAFNAATQEMEKGMPIPVVITYYQDKSFTFIMKQPPVSYFLKKEAKIPSGSKTPGKGAKAGTLTKAQVKSIAEAKMKDLNAADIEGAMAMIEGSARAMGLEVVG; this comes from the coding sequence ATGGCTAAGAAAGTTGCAGGCCAGCTCAAGCTGCAGGTCAAGGCCGGCTCGGCGAATCCGTCGCCGCCGATCGGTCCTGCGCTTGGTCAGCGTGGCATTAACATCATGGAATTCTGCAAGGCGTTCAATGCCGCCACGCAGGAAATGGAAAAGGGTATGCCGATCCCGGTCGTCATCACCTACTACCAGGACAAGTCCTTCACCTTCATCATGAAGCAGCCGCCGGTCAGCTACTTCCTGAAGAAGGAAGCGAAGATCCCGTCCGGCTCGAAGACCCCCGGCAAGGGCGCCAAGGCTGGCACCCTCACCAAGGCTCAGGTGAAGTCTATCGCCGAAGCCAAGATGAAGGATCTGAACGCCGCCGATATCGAAGGCGCAATGGCCATGATCGAGGGCTCTGCCCGCGCCATGGGCCTGGAAGTGGTGGGTTAA
- the rplJ gene encoding 50S ribosomal protein L10, whose product MERAEKREFVTELNEVFKASGSVVVAHYAGATVAQMNDFRSKMRAAGGTIKVAKNRLAKIALQGTEAEGISNLFTGQTLIAYSTDPITAPKVVVDFAKGNDKIVVLGGAMGTTTLNAEGVKSLATLPSLDELRAKLLGMIQTPATRIAGVVAAPASQLARVFSAYAKKDEAA is encoded by the coding sequence GTGGAAAGAGCGGAAAAACGCGAATTCGTCACGGAACTGAACGAAGTCTTCAAGGCTTCGGGCTCGGTTGTCGTGGCCCACTATGCTGGTGCTACAGTCGCTCAGATGAACGATTTTCGTTCCAAGATGCGCGCTGCTGGCGGCACTATCAAAGTCGCGAAGAACCGCCTGGCCAAAATTGCTCTTCAGGGCACCGAAGCGGAAGGGATTTCCAATCTCTTCACCGGTCAGACGCTGATCGCATACAGCACTGATCCGATTACCGCTCCGAAGGTCGTCGTGGATTTCGCCAAGGGCAACGATAAGATCGTTGTTTTGGGCGGCGCCATGGGAACAACAACGCTCAACGCCGAAGGTGTGAAGTCGCTCGCGACCCTGCCTTCGCTGGACGAGCTGCGCGCGAAGCTGCTGGGCATGATCCAGACTCCGGCTACCCGCATCGCAGGTGTTGTTGCAGCGCCGGCAAGTCAGCTTGCTCGCGTGTTCTCGGCCTACGCCAAGAAGGACGAAGCCGCGTAA
- the nusG gene encoding transcription termination/antitermination protein NusG, whose translation MAARWYIVHAYSNFEKKVAESIEEKARQKGLEHLFERILVPTEKVVEVRRGRKVDSERKFFPGYVLVRANLTDEAYHLIKNTPKVTGFLGSDNKPVPIPDYEAERILGQVQEGVERPKASVSFEIGEQVRVSDGPFASFNGTVQDVDEERSRLKVEVSIFGRATPVELEYSQVEKV comes from the coding sequence ATGGCGGCACGTTGGTACATCGTCCACGCTTATTCTAATTTCGAAAAGAAAGTGGCTGAATCCATTGAGGAGAAGGCCAGGCAGAAGGGTCTCGAGCATCTGTTCGAGAGGATCCTTGTGCCGACCGAGAAGGTCGTAGAGGTCCGTCGCGGCCGCAAGGTCGATAGCGAACGCAAGTTCTTCCCGGGTTACGTGCTGGTGCGCGCCAACCTGACGGACGAAGCCTACCACCTAATCAAGAATACGCCGAAGGTGACTGGCTTCCTCGGCTCTGACAATAAGCCCGTTCCGATTCCGGATTATGAAGCCGAGCGCATTCTCGGTCAGGTCCAGGAAGGTGTCGAGCGGCCGAAGGCTTCCGTATCCTTCGAGATCGGCGAGCAGGTCCGCGTTTCCGATGGTCCGTTCGCTTCGTTCAACGGCACGGTTCAGGATGTGGACGAAGAGCGTTCGCGCCTGAAAGTGGAAGTGTCGATTTTCGGCCGCGCTACGCCGGTCGAGCTGGAATACAGTCAAGTCGAGAAAGTTTGA